The DNA segment CGCGCCGCCGAGCGCGCGGGCGCCGAGGTGCACGAGGTGGAAGTCGCCGGGGACGCCCTCGGCGGCCGAGTACATGTCCATCGGGGAGACGACGACGCGGTTGCGCAGGGTCAGGCCGCGCAGCCGGAACGGGGTGAACATCGGGGGCGTGCCGGGCGGGCAGCCGAACTCGCGTTCCACGGACCCGGTGAAGCGGGCGTCGCGCAGCCGGAGGTTGTCATGGGTGACACGGCGGCTGCGGGTGAGCAGGTTGAACGCGAACTGGCGGGACGGCTGGTCCCGGTACCGGTCCAGGTCCTCGAACCATTCCAGGCTCGCCCGCGCGGCCCGCTGGGTGGAGGCGACGACGGGCCTGCGCTCCGCCTCGTACGCCGTCAACGCGGCCGGTACGTCCGGCTGTTCGCGCAGGCACGCGGCCAGGGCCAGCGCGTCCTCGACGGCCAGCTTGGTGCCGGAGCCGATGGAGAAGTGGGCGGTGTGGGCAGCGTCGCCGAGCAGGACGAGGTGGCCGTGCGACCAGCGCTCGTTGACCACCGTACGGAACGTCGTCCAGGCGGAGTTGTTGGAGCGCAGCGGGCGGCCTCGTAGCGCCTCCGCGAAGATCTTGGCGCAGCGGTCGGTCGATTCGCGCGGGTCCAGCTCGTCGAATCCGGCCGCCCGCCAGACCTCCTCGCGCATCTCGACGATGACGGTGGAGGCGTCGGGCGCATACGGGTAGCCGTGCAGCTGCATCACGCCGTGCTCGGTCTCGGCGATCTCGAAGCGGAAGGCGTCGAAGGCGAAGTCGGCGGCGAGCCAGATGTAGCGGCAGCGGTGGCCGGTGATCCTGGGGCGGAAGACGTCGGCGTGGGCCTCACGGGTGGCGCTGTGGACCCCGTCGGCGGCGACGACCAGGTCGTACTCGGCGAGGAGCCGGTCGACGGGCGGGGCCTCGGTGCGGAACTCGATACGGACGCCCAGGTCCGCGCAGCGGGTGTGCAGGATCTCCAGGAGGCGGTGCCGGCCGAGGGCCGCGAAGCCGTGGCCGCCTGAGGTGTACCGGGTGCCGCGGTGCACGATGTCGATGTCGTCCCAGCGGACGAAGTGCCGTCGCAGGGCCTCGTAGACGACCGGGTCGGCGTGTTCGATGCCGCCCAGGGTCTCGTCGGAGAGGACCACGCCGAAGCCGAAGGTCTCGTCGGGGGCGTTGCGCTCCCAGACGGTCACCTCACGGGTGGGGTCGAGGCGTTTGAGGAGGGCGGCGGCGTAGAGACCGCCGGGGCCGCCGCCGATGATCGCGATGCGCGGGGGCTGGTTGCTCGCGGTGGGCATGAGAGGTCACCTTCCCTGCCACTTGGGAGGCCGCTTCGCCATGAACGACGCGTGGAACTCCCGGTAGTCCTCGCCGTTCATCAGCAGCGCCTGGGTCGCCGCGTCCAGTTCGACCGAGGCGGCCAGCGGCATGTCCAGCTCGGCCGTCAGCAGGGCCTTCGTCTGGGCGTGGGCCAGGGCCGGGCCCTCGGCCAGGCGGCGGGCCAGCGCGCTCGCGGCCTCGTCGGCGTGGCCCTCCTCGGTCAGTTCGCTGATCAGGCCGATCCGCTCGGCCTCGGGCGCGCGGACCGGCTCGCCCAGCATCAGCAGCCGGGTGGCGTGGCCGAGGCCGACGACCCGGGGCAGCAGATAGGCCGCGCCCATGTCGCCGCCGGACAGGCCGACCCGGGTGAAGAGGAAGGCGAAGCGGGCACTCGGGTCGGCGACCCGGAAGTCCGACGCGAGGGCGAGGACGGCGCCGGCGCCCGCCGCGACCCCGTGGACGGCGGCGATCACCGGGAACGGGCATTCGCGGATCGCGCGCACCACCTGCCCGGTCATCCGGTTGAAGTCGAGCAGCTGGGCGGTGTCCAGGGCGAGGGTGGCGCCGATGATCTCGTCCACGTCGCCGCCGGAGCAGAACCCGCGCCCCTCCCCGGCCAGCACCAGGGCGCGCACCGCGCGCTCCCGGGACAGCTCGGCCAGCAGATCGCGCAGGTCGGCGTAGGCGCCGAAGGTGAGGGCGTTGAGCTTGTCGGGGCGGGCGAGGGTGACCGTGGCGACCCCGTCGGCGATCTGGAGGCGCAGATGCTCCCAGTCGGCGGTGCGGCGGGCGGAGCCGGTGAAGGGACTCATGACGTGCGGCCTCCTTGGGCGGCGGTGCCGTACGTTGCGCGGTCCTCCGAAGTTATCACCCGTTTGTGACTGTCGTCACGGGCACGCGACAAGCCGAGGTGTCGATGGTCTCTTTTCGGCCGGACCGTGCCGACTGTCACCGGTCGGCTCCAGCCCCGTAACAGAGGGCCCCGGCGCGCGGGGCGGGGCGCCGGGACGGGTAGGGCGTCCGGTACCGGGGCGAGGGTCCCGGGCGAAGCCCGCCGGCCATTTCGGACGACCGGGCCCGTACCATTCCTACAGTCGAAAGCAGGACAGCCTGCTCCATGAACGGACTCGCCTTGCACGAACGCCCCACCGAATCGGCCTCCTGGCGCATGGCGCTGCCGCACACCGCCGCGGCGGTGCCGGTGGCCCGCGCCATGGTGCGTACGGCCTTTTCCGAGGTGGAGCACGCGGCCGACCGCGACACGGCGGAGCTGCTCACGGCGGAGCTGGTGGCCAACGCGGTGGAGCACACCGCGGGCCGCGGCCCGATAGAGCTGGTGGTGGAGCTGCTGCCGACCGGCTGCCAGGTCGAGGTGCACGACCCCGACCCCGCGCCGCCCGGCCAGCTGACCCGGCCGGTGCTGGAGG comes from the Streptomyces sp. SUK 48 genome and includes:
- a CDS encoding bifunctional salicylyl-CoA 5-hydroxylase/oxidoreductase, with the protein product MPTASNQPPRIAIIGGGPGGLYAAALLKRLDPTREVTVWERNAPDETFGFGVVLSDETLGGIEHADPVVYEALRRHFVRWDDIDIVHRGTRYTSGGHGFAALGRHRLLEILHTRCADLGVRIEFRTEAPPVDRLLAEYDLVVAADGVHSATREAHADVFRPRITGHRCRYIWLAADFAFDAFRFEIAETEHGVMQLHGYPYAPDASTVIVEMREEVWRAAGFDELDPRESTDRCAKIFAEALRGRPLRSNNSAWTTFRTVVNERWSHGHLVLLGDAAHTAHFSIGSGTKLAVEDALALAACLREQPDVPAALTAYEAERRPVVASTQRAARASLEWFEDLDRYRDQPSRQFAFNLLTRSRRVTHDNLRLRDARFTGSVEREFGCPPGTPPMFTPFRLRGLTLRNRVVVSPMDMYSAAEGVPGDFHLVHLGARALGGAALVMTEMVCVSEQGRITPGCAGLYNGRQAEAWRRVTDFVHRQAPGTAIGVQLGHSGRKGSTKLMWEGIDEPLPSGNWPVVAPSPLPYRPGSQTPRELSRAQLTDIREQFTSAAWRAARAGFDLLELHCAHGYLLSGFLSPLTNRRTDAYGGSLERRLRFPLEVFDAVRSVWPGERPMTVRISATDWAEGGTSAEDAVEIARAFAAHGADAIDVSTGQVVSEEQPDFGRSYQTPFADRIRHEIRVPVIAVGAISSWDDVNSLILAGRTDLCALARPHLYDPHWTLHAAAEQSYEGPGIHWPTPYRAGSRRPRTGRADTPKPRLSLSD
- a CDS encoding ATP-binding protein, translating into MNGLALHERPTESASWRMALPHTAAAVPVARAMVRTAFSEVEHAADRDTAELLTAELVANAVEHTAGRGPIELVVELLPTGCQVEVHDPDPAPPGQLTRPVLEEPDLWQEGGRGLLLIRALSASCGHRPTPRGKAVWFTLPAVPAPRRPL
- a CDS encoding enoyl-CoA hydratase family protein, producing the protein MSPFTGSARRTADWEHLRLQIADGVATVTLARPDKLNALTFGAYADLRDLLAELSRERAVRALVLAGEGRGFCSGGDVDEIIGATLALDTAQLLDFNRMTGQVVRAIRECPFPVIAAVHGVAAGAGAVLALASDFRVADPSARFAFLFTRVGLSGGDMGAAYLLPRVVGLGHATRLLMLGEPVRAPEAERIGLISELTEEGHADEAASALARRLAEGPALAHAQTKALLTAELDMPLAASVELDAATQALLMNGEDYREFHASFMAKRPPKWQGR